The Zygosaccharomyces rouxii strain CBS732 chromosome G complete sequence genome contains a region encoding:
- a CDS encoding uncharacterized protein (conserved hypothetical protein), which translates to MTFQSLIRGPTEDKEIPQRPPKEQYAQAKSFLDLFSQKNKLVVVTGASGAIGGAICDGFASSGADLCLLDYKYDPKFATDLEATYGISARAYQVDITKAEDVKNCIETIKSDFPNRDIDTFIANAGVAWTNGSILNEDATSEAWKKVMDVNVQGTYHCCKYVAEVFKSQCHGSLILTASMSSHISNVPNYQTCYNASKAAVRHMAKGFAVEFAHLTEPAGKIRCNSVSPGYTDTILSAFVPEEQRAQWWGLTPLGREALPQELVGAYLYLASDAASFTNGTDILVDGGYTCV; encoded by the coding sequence ATGACATTTCAAAGTCTTATAAGAGGTCCAACTGAAGATAAGGAGATTCCACAACGTCCCCCTAAGGAGCAGTATGCGCAAGCAAAAAGCTTCCTAGATTTGTTCTCACAAAAGAACAAGTTGGTCGTCGTTACAGGTGCTTCAGGTGCTATTGGAGGTGCTATCTGTGATGGATTTGCATCTTCAGGTGCGGATCTTTGTCTTTTAGACTACAAATATGATCCTAAATTTGCTACTGATCTAGAGGCAACGTACGGAATTTCAGCTAGAGCATATCAAGTTGATATCACAAAGGCGGAGGATGTTAAAAATTGTATCGAAACCATCAAGTCTGATTTCCCCAACCGTGATATCGATACTTTTATCGCAAATGCTGGTGTCGCATGGACTAACGGTTCCATTTTAAACGAGGATGCAACCTCAGAAGCCTGGAAAAAAGTGATGGATGTTAATGTACAAGGAACATATCATTGCTGCAAATACGTGGCAGAAGTCTTCAAATCTCAATGTCATGGTTCTCTAATCCTTACTGCCTCAATGTCAAGCCACATTTCTAACGTTCCTAACTATCAGACATGTTACAATGCTTCCAAGGCAGCTGTTAGACACATGGCCAAGGGATTTGCAGTTGAATTTGCCCATTTAACGGAGCCTGCTGGTAAGATCCGTTGTAATTCAGTCTCACCAGGTTATACAGATACGATTCTCAGTGCATTCGTTCCTGAAGAGCAACGGGCCCAATGGTGGGGATTAACACCGCTAGGACGTGAGGCGCTACctcaagaattggttggTGCCTATTTGTATTTGGCTTCCGACGCTGCCAGTTTTACGAATGGTACCGATATCCTTGTTGATGGTGGATATACATGCGTTTAA
- a CDS encoding uncharacterized protein (similar to uniprot|P06115 Saccharomyces cerevisiae YGR088W CTT1 Cytosolic catalase T has a role in protection from oxidative damage by hydrogen peroxide): protein MRLTTTATSSIACVSYLLATVQAASLYNLTGILNITQTVQGLANYFSFNYSNGDPAVYALSNGAPYPYHPYGAQQAGPGGPLLLQDFNLMDSISHFDRERIPERVVHAKGGGAHGYFELTDSLSDIGFARIFQDPGYTCPITVRFSTVGGESASPDTMRDPRGFSIKLKTDVGNVDWVFLNSPVFFIRDPNKFPHFIHSQKRDPSTHLNQWLDSTRTWDYYVHNPEVLHQLTYMFGDRGCPKSWALMNGYSGHTYKMINAQGNLTYVQFHLHSEQGVEGFTDEEATELWAKSDYNTAEFYERLANGKPAAWTVYVQTMTPEQAENFTYSINDLTKVWPHKEFPLRKFGRIVLNQNPDNYFAEVEQLAVAPSHLIPGIEASNDPVLQSRLYSYPDTHRHRLGPNYQQLPVNRPRTFENGSGCPFLAGNFQRDGAMAIDNQRDRPNYLSYFSPMNAIGGDASNYSHGIPPIERAKYAGVVTNTSEAMWESVQEERLKRAHEEKIWMNSYYWVSGFGEKDVEQPRKLYQNVYNETQKEMLVTAIVNHASKVKDCKTKNWVPTLWGLVDKELGQKVANGLKVNYTYTPVEQYAKLVGEAAAY from the coding sequence ATGCGGTTGACTACTACCGCTACTAGTTCAATTGCGTGTGTTTCTTATTTATTAGCGACTGTGCAAGCAGCTTCGCTTTACAATTTAACTGGTATTTTGAACATTACCCAAACTGTTCAAGGTCTAGCTAATTACTTCTCCTTCAACTATTCAAATGGTGATCCTGCAGTTTACGCTCTTTCCAACGGTGCCCCATACCCATACCATCCATACGGCGCCCAACAAGCTGGTCCAGGTGGTCCACTTTTGTTACaggatttcaatttgatgGATTCCATCAGCCACTTCGACAGAGAAAGAATTCCAGAAAGAGTTGTCCACGCCAAGGGTGGTGGTGCTCACGGTTACTTCGAATTGACCGATTCTCTATCTGATATCGGTTTTGCaagaattttccaagatccAGGTTACACCTGTCCAATTACTGTTAGATTCTCTACCGTCGGTGGTGAAAGTGCAAGTCCAGACACCATGAGAGATCCTCGTGGTTTCTCTATCAAGTTGAAGACTGATGTTGGTAACGTGGACTGGGTTTTCTTGAACTCACCAGTGTTTTTCATCAGAGATCCAAATAAATTCCCACATTTCATCCACTCCCAAAAGAGAGACCCAAGCACCCATTTGAACCAATGGTTGGACTCTACTAGAACCTGGGATTACTACGTCCACAACCCTGAAGTGTTGCACCAACTTACTTACATGTTTGGTGACAGAGGTTGTCCAAAATCATGGGCTTTGATGAACGGGTACTCCGGTCACACTTACAAGATGATCAACGCCCAAGGTAACCTCACTTACGTTCAATTCCATCTACATTCTGAACAAGGTGTTGAGGGTTTcactgatgaagaagctACTGAATTGTGGGCTAAGTCCGATTACAACACCGCTGAATTTTATGAAAGATTGGCCAATGGTAAGCCAGCTGCCTGGACTGTTTACGTGCAAACCATGACTCCAGAACAAGCTGAAAACTTCACTTACTCAATCAACGATTTGACTAAGGTCTGGCCACACAAAGAATTCCCATTGAGAAAATTCGGTCGTATTGTTTTGAACCAAAACCCTGACAACTACTTCGCTGAGGTCGAACAACTTGCTGTTGCTCCATCTCACTTGATCCCAGGTATTGAAGCCTCCAACGATCCAGTCCTACAATCAAGATTGTACTCTTACCCAGATACCCACAGACACAGATTGGGTCCTAACTACCAACAATTACCAGTCAACCGTCCAcgtacttttgaaaatggatcCGGTTGCCCATTCTTAGCTGGTAACTTCCAGAGAGATGGTGCTATGGCCATTGACAACCAAAGAGATAGACCAAACTACTTGAGTTACTTCTCTCCAATGAACGCTATCGGTGGTGATGCTTCAAACTACAGCCACGGTATTCCACCAATCGAACGCGCAAAATACGCTGGTGTTGTTACTAACACTTCCGAAGCTATGTGGGAATCTGTTCAAGAAGAACGTTTGAAGAGAGCTCACGAAGAGAAGATCTGGATGAACTCTTACTACTGGGTTTCTGGTTTCGGTGAAAAGGATGTCGAACAACCAAGAAAGCTTTACCAAAATGTCTATAACGAAACTCAAAAAGAGATGTTGGTTACTGCTATTGTTAACCACGCAAGCAAGGTTAAGGACTGTAAGACCAAGAACTGGGTCCCAACTCTATGGGGTTTGGTTGACAAGGAATTGGGTCAAAAGGTTGCTAACGGTCTAAAGGTTAACTACACCTACACTCCAGTTGAACAATACGCCAAATT
- a CDS encoding cryptochrome/photolyase family protein (similar to uniprot|P05066 Saccharomyces cerevisiae YOR386W PHR1 DNA photolyase involved in photoreactivation repairs pyrimidine dimers in the presence of visible light induced by DNA damage regulated by transcriptional repressor Rph1p): MKRQSTHDLEQLQSKRGSYDWDQYLRPNPLYYPHAIDAKGALEFNNGKRKRPYDELQGLLSKQNRPGENVKTVIHWFRNDLRIHDNTGFYTAVEESQRLGARILTIFTINQNDWIAHLDSNPKLTLMYQSLKSLHGKLSELGIPLYTLVFDSGEPKLSNSMQFVIWLRDQCLKISNGAIYLTANAEYLADELYRDIRVFAVSDEKFQFNVFHDTCIVEPGVLKTNQDSPYTVFSPWYKKWCLRVMDGKSSTNLIEPLVLEKRIYNDDEEFVHKEFSYYLPSQFLSSTTIPDASEDAAWSRLTTFLQKNVGNYLDKDTLLTEASSHLSPYLALGILSARCVVNEAFRLVGSRLVGKSPKDMTPVEQFIREVAWRDFYKDVICFWPYLSMDIPFNLSSLEIKWDNNFSNFQKWCLGKTGFPIVDAIMRKLSQDGYINNRARMITASFLSKNLLIDWRWGEKWFRKHLIDCDLASNVGGWGFVSSTGADAQPYFRVFNMERQSRAFDPNGEFIKKWVPELKNSKNVHSSIQEVESYPNPITDSKSSRQRALEIYNEGLYG, from the coding sequence ATGAAAAGACAATCTACCCATGATTTAGAGCAGTTACAGTCAAAAAGGGGAAGCTATGACTGGGATCAATACTTAAGACCTAACCCGTTGTATTATCCGCACGCTATAGACGCTAAAGGAGCTCTTGAATTTAAtaatggaaaaagaaagagacCATACGATGAGCTACAGGGTTTGTTATCCAAGCAAAATAGACCTGGTGAAAACGTCAAGACGGTTATACATTGGTTTAGGAATGATCTCCGGATTCACGATAATACGGGCTTCTACACAGCCGTTGAAGAATCCCAAAGATTGGGGGCCAGGATATTGacaatttttacaattaACCAGAACGATTGGATTGCTCATTTGGATAGTAATCCTAAACTGACACTTATGTATCAATCGTTAAAGTCTTTACATGGTAAACTATCAGAACTGGGTATTCCGTTATACACTTTAGTATTCGATTCCGGAGAACCAAAGTTATCGAATTCAATGCAGTTTGTCATTTGGCTTAGAGATCAATGTCTGAAGATCTCTAATGGTGCTATTTACCTTACCGCTAATGCAGAGTATTTGGCAGATGAGTTGTACAGGGACATTAGGGTGTTTGCTGTTAGTGatgaaaagtttcaattCAATGTTTTCCACGATACCTGCATTGTGGAGCCAGGCGTTTTGAAAACAAATCAAGATTCTCCATATACGGTTTTTTCTCCATGGTACAAGAAATGGTGTTTACGTGTAATGGATGGTAAATCATCGaccaatttgatagaaCCGCTAGTCCTAGAGAAACGAATATAcaacgatgatgaagaatttgtgCATAAGGAATTTAGTTACTATCTGCCTTCGCAATTCCTCTCTTCTACAACCATTCCTGATGCATCTGAAGATGCTGCTTGGTCAAGGTTAACtacttttcttcaaaaaaatgTAGGCAACTACCTAGACAAGGACACTTTACTCACAGAGGCTTCGTCACATTTAAGTCCTTATCTTGCGTTAGGAATTTTAAGTGCAAGATGTGTTGTCAATGAAGCATTCAGATTGGTGGGGTCAAGATTAGTTGGCAAAAGTCCCAAAGACATGACACCAGTGGAACAATTTATCAGAGAAGTAGCATGGAGAGATTTTTACAAGGACGTAATTTGTTTTTGGCCCTATCTCTCAATGGATATTCCATTTAATCTTTCTTCCTTAGAGATTAAGTGGgataacaatttttctaatttccaaaaatggTGTTTGGGCAAGACAGGTTTTCCCATAGTTGATGCGATAATGCGTAAACTTTCACAGGATGGGTACATCAACAATAGGGCGAGAATGATAACAGcttcatttctttcaaaaaatttacTCATCGATTGGCGATGGGGGGAGAAATGGTTCCGTAAGCATTTAATTGATTGTGATCTGGCTTCTAATGTTGGCGGTTGGGGTTTCGTATCCAGTACCGGAGCCGATGCTCAACCTTATTTTAGAGTTTTCAACATGGAACGACAAAGTAGGGCGTTTGATCCAAATGgagaatttatcaagaaatgGGTGCctgaattgaagaattcgaaaaatgTCCACAGCTCTATTCAAGAAGTGGAGAGCTATCCAAATCCAATCACCGATTCTAAGTCAAGCAGACAAAGGGCACTGGAAATTTACAATGAGGGACTCTACGGGTAA